The Nymphaea colorata isolate Beijing-Zhang1983 chromosome 7, ASM883128v2, whole genome shotgun sequence DNA window aggGTCCGAGGCTGCATTGGAAGCTTGAAATAGAGACAATGCACCATCAACTTGGTGGGTGGGCCTCACCTTCATAATGCCcctcattttgttttctttcactAGATATTTAAAGGTGCTTAAGAGACAAGaactctcttctttcttcttctatttctttgtacttttagcaaataaaaaatgtagCTAAAGTCATGAATCAATTCGCTCATTATAAATCAGTCAATtaatatatatctctctctcacacacacacacacatatgcacgCATAAGAAATTACTTAGTTGGTCATATCAGATGCCTGGTCACTAGTTTGAGAATTCAACTTTGTTTGTCTGCCTAATAGGTAGAGACTGGTAGGCGGTTAGTTTCTGTCTCAAGTATCAAAAGTGTCAACATCAAGTGCTCGAGAAAGGAAATCATTGATATGCAGGGCCGAGCCAAGGGGGGCCTGCATGGGCTTGGCTCCACCtcaaaacttattaaaaaagaaaatttacatataaattgaaaatgatatttcgacccaTGCCAAaatttaagaactttattttggcCCCCTTATGAGAAAATGTCTGGCTCAGCCCCCGTTAATGTGTAAGTTGAGAAATGCAATGAAGAACTGTGAGACAACAAAAGTATAACATATACCTTTTGAGAACAATGGGTTGGATGAGAGTTTCGGCTCTTTACAAGACGGGAGGTCTTCCCTGGTCACCAAAAAAACCATACTCAAAATATAAAACAATGTTTAAAACCACACAATATATgcaaaggaagagggagagaataaaagaaattagattgaaaaaaatatatattattcaaGGCACGGTCTCTCTTCATGAATGCTGGCTACTGACCGTtcaatgaaaaatgaacaaattaaaTTAGTTTAGTTGACTACGAAATTAACTTCTGATCAGTCCTCTTATCAAGCTCTCAATGATGTATTGAGATGCTTGGTGGGGGCTCCATTGCCATCCACTCTGATAGGACTTCTTCATAGAGAGCTGAAATTTTTGTCAATGCACCTTTTCTCCATTGCACTCAAGTTGGAGAAAAATATCTTCCGATTCCACACATACCCATCGCCGACAGGAGTACTGTGTGAAGAAACACAAGGAAGAATTCAAAGgaataataaagaaaagaaaagatctcTAGACCAACTTGGGGATTTCAAATTCTGCTGCACCATGAGCAAAAAGAAGCTAGGAAACAAGAATGGAAACATTATTCAAGACGTGGGTGAGCATCTTAAGGATACAAAGGCGATCCCAATGTTGGAAAGATGCCAATggtttcttctttcctccctctgAAGTTATGACACCATTAATGTTTTACTTGAGAATGTCTAAGCACGAGCAAACAGGAGGTAGAATTTCGAACTCCCAGGAAAACATTAACCAGCAGAAACGCTAGAATCGATGGTTGTGTTTCCGATAACGATCTACCAAGATCTTGGAAAGGATTCagaatgaagagaaagaactgaGCAATCTTTCAACAGGATCATCAACTGTTTTGTATGCGAAACACGACCAACGTCAAGATCTCCCGGCGAGAGTTCAGGAACTTGACCACGTCTTTCCGTGGCGTCCAAACATGTGATTAAGAACAAGAAGTTGACGACGATGCCGGAGATAGGAAGgaatgttcttttttataaaagagGGCCCTGAGAGAACCTTTCTTTTTATGGAGTTGGGCAATTCAAGATTCTAACTGTTGAGCCTTTCTGCCGCTCGCTTTTGAGGGGATGATTAGAATTGCTTCAGATTGGGCTGCTCAGTGGAAATATCGTTCCGTCCatatcaccaccaccacccaaATGCAAATAATGATTCCCTTTGTTTCAGTatcaataagaaaagaaatgaagatatATAAGTCAGCATGCCCCACATGAGATTCTTCCATAATttgagtcctcccaacttcaaaatatttagtatttatttgctatatatatatatatatatatatatatatatatatatatatgaagagagagagagagaaagagaggaggtCAAAGCCTTCAACCATAAGATTTTTTCCCCATCACTACTACCCAATGTCATCAGTCAAATATCCTACCTCgcctagaaatttttcattgcaggggtcaaactatagtttcaaaattttaacaaaaaccgaaatattaatttatataagttaaactaattttttaaaattttacatgtaaaattttgaatttatatacGTGTATGTGTTGGGGCTGCGATTTGTTGATTTTTGCATCCGAGTTTAGATAGGAAAATCTTTTGGCCTCTTACAAGAAACTATGTATTTAATCACTATATATATgaggagagagagtgacagGCAGACTGAAATCCTACAGTGAGGAATTTTTTTgaacctttttctctctcattctctcacctatttttctctcttcatcttcttgtttgatttttttcttttcttttcacaatTAACGTCTTCACTCTAAGATCAGTGGATTCTTAAGAGTTGAAAGGAACTTGAAAAGTCTGTCCCATTTGAGAGATAAAAGTATGATAACTATGTACAATGCTTATGAGCCTTCCGAATAATTTGATTGATAACTCATAAACTTTATTATGTAAAACTATTCCGGCAAAGTTAAGACAACGATTATCATTCgcatttttaaaaagtaaactTTACAAATAGCAGTACGTTGTTCATTGGCTCGCTCCCCATATGTACAGttcacaaaatttaaaaaaaagaattacgcattttaaaaatataaattaatggAACAATTCACAAGTGTTTTTGGATGTATTGAACTTTCCAATTGAATCCACCAAAGAGAACCTTTTGGTATGATAGGGCCTTGGTTATATTGACATTAATATAAACTTGTACAGGTTCTAGAAAGGGCGGCGGAGCTGCAAAATAAATTATgcgtgtgggcaactgcccacataaGCCAACAAATGGCTGCCTAAATATTGCCTCTTTTCTATATTGCTTTGTATATGGGTTGTATGCAGAATAGATGTGTTAGTTGTGCGTGCACTAACACACACTAGTCAAGAAGCTCATTTGAACAGCCACAGCTTCTTCATGCTGGGCTCACTAATCCAAGCAAGCCGGCTCATGTTTAGATCATTAACTTGTTGGACCAAGTTGAGACATGGACTAAACCGGTCTAGGATATTAGCCACCTGCTTCAATTCTCAGCTCTACTTATAGACTCAAAATCTTGTTAAACCTGTGCAGCTGAACGTTATCCTATGGTTTAGTgagttattaatttttttcttaattttatacTAGTTGTTATATTGATAggttgcatatatatattttctttgtcaATAATATgacttatacatatatattatgaaaattgaaatatggCTGCTTCTGGATCTTGCTGGAGATTTAAAAAGTCGTGGCTAAATTGTTATTAAAAAACACTATAAAACATCGTTATACCATAAACCTTCGGTAGTGCTTTTAGTGACGGTTTATAAATATTTTGTGATGGTTTATAAACcataaattctctctctctctataccaCATTGTTATACCATAAACCTTTGCTTTGCTAGTGCTTTTAGTGACGGTTTATAAACcataaattctctctctctctctttctctttctctctcttaggggacttcttgtccccaaattttgctatatatttccattttatcggttctctctctctctctctctctctctatatatatatatatatatatatgtatatatatatatatatatatatatatatatgtgtgtgtgtgtgtgtgtgtgtgtgtgtgtagagatcCCGGACCGTTaagtcagggataaaaaccaattgtttaaagtttttgttgaaaattaaattttaaacaaaatcaaacaCCCTTTTATGATTACACAAATTAATTTGATATCAAACATGCTTtagtttaagttgtttttatgaaggATGTGGATTTCTCTATCTTCACACtaattataaaaatacaattaaatttttaaaaatgataaaaatttaatatatgtttctttatcaacttattcttaagatcatatatgtaaggttagattgcaaaaaataCTAAGCATAAACCATTATTTTCCATTGTCCCTATTGGTAATGTGAAAACATAAACATTTGCAGAGAGCAGTACAGTCCTTACAAGTCCAGGGGACCCCCGAGATAAGGTTGATATTAATGCTTGGACCAGGTAATAATGCAAGCCTTTAATGTGAAAGCCTCATTGCATGAAACCATTGTTGTCTATGTCAGTGAAACCATGAAAccattttgttgcaaaaaaaaaaaaaaaaaaacatttttcctccttctggttttattttattagagGCATCATAACTTGTCGAGCGCACGCAAAGCCACGTGGCGCTGAATTTTAAATTCGCATCCGAAtcgatctgaatctgacttttaaattcacaatcaaATCCAAACTGGATTTGACTATATTGATTCTCGTTATTCAAttaaacatttatttaaaacagaatccgatcggatgtcatttctttgGTATGAATGATGTAAATTTTTTCCTCGTGTATTTAAGGCATTttgattcgaatctgatccatcGACATCTCTActacaaataataaaaaaataagattaaaagaacaagaaattgtttcttttagcaaaaaggttttaaaactttttaattttcaattgtACTGAACCTGATTTTAACCTGACCCCTAATATATTGTTCTATTGTCAAAAATAAGTCGGGGTTGGCAAAACCTTATCAGATTATGCCACGAGCAATGTGTTCTTAAGATCTTTGACCAGCTTGAAACTAAAGTTTTAAAACCACTTCACCAACCCCTGTTTGTGGTATTTCCTTTTCTAGGAAAAACCTGCCCTTTTCCTTCCGAAAGAACCATTTTCAATATTAGCCAGCTGAACTTTTGGGTTGTGTTTGTGTCCAAggagcagtggcggagccaggattttttaaTCGTGGGCCACTTGCCTTGGCAACACAAATTTGGGGTGGGCACTATATATAATTTAAGGGTCATAGCCATGTGATGTTGGGACATTATAATGGAATTTTTGAatggctggcgtgggcagtggcccaccccaGCTAACAattagctccgctactgccaAGGAAGAGAGCTCCGATACAAAAACCCGTAGTAGAATGTATTTCCGCAGAATGCAAGTCCCAGCTGCGGGCGTCTCCAACGGAAGGAAGGCTCAAACAGTGTTTGGGGATTGTTTTCTGCGAGGAAAGTGGTTTCCCTTGTTTGGATTTTCACATTAGGGCTGTGGGAATTGCTTCACTGCCAATGactttaaaatagaagtctTTCCATTTACAGACATTCCAATGGACTCGGTTCCTCAGAGTATGGAAACTAGGTTCAAACAAACACCTGAATTTCCAGAACTGGAGCTTCTCATATACGTTTATGGATTGGATATGGATCAGATATAGCTTTTACTGTATCTGACTAATGAGGTACTGCTTTCAGCCTGGATTCAGATTTCGAAATGGAAAATGATATGTGGATATTGCGTAAAATCGGTCCGAATGTCTATCATACTGGACTTTCATTAAATTCGTTGAACAAAAAGAATCCATACTAAATCTGTTTACTAATCAGTTACGGATTCAAATCTGATTACTCGGATCCgatttgatttttatatgcAATTAAATTATATTGGTTATGAAAAATGATGTAGAAGAATCCAATTGGCACATCCATatggcatatttttttttcttagatttttATTAATTGTCATTAGAACCATATCACTcgattttttcagttttcaaaaaaatctattgatcAATTTGATTCTCGCGCACACTATTCATCCAAGTTGCAAGTTGTAGATGTACAACATTCTAATGGATCTCCAACCATTTGACGGGTCCATaaaaattggtcaaatttgaaaAGTAGACTTAAAGACTTAGACAAGTTGACGTCAAGGCCGTCGGCCAACCACCATTCTCTTGGAAGACCAAAGGTCAAAcaagttcaattttttgatcttgttttgtCGATTTGAAACCCGTCCATACAGCTCTTACAATGGCTAAATCACCGGGTCCAGAATAGGATGGAGAAACCCCTTTCTCAAGCCAGCGGACTGACTTCGGATCCATAACCGAATCCAATACACAATATTTCTGGTTCTAAATCCCAAACCATACACCCCAATCACTCGAACCCGAAGATTTAGAACTTGACCAAATAAAGGAATCTGGATTTGGGTGAATAACCAAAACAAGCATACGAGATCCAGAGAATGCCCAATGAAAGAGATTAATCTTCTAACTTGGGAGAGGGGCTTAAGCAAGCACCGCCTTCCACGTCACCCTCTTCCATGATTCCCCCGCGAAGGATTATTCCTGCAACCACTCCATGAAGCATTTTACACGAAGGCGCCTCACTTTCAGTAGAATGATAGAACACCGGTCGATCTCCAGAGGCTTTGTCAATCAACCCCTTAATCCAAGCTAATCTGCTGTCCGAATCGGCGTCCCGATACTCCGTCCCCTCGATCAGTGAAATTAGTTACAGAGCAAGAAGCAAAATGTGCCACCCATggaaatggggaaaaaaaggaagtgTTGGAAGGCTTTAAGCTTGATATTTACTACTGTACAAAGATAAAGAGGGGAAAagaaaccctaaaccctaagtgccggaaaagcacaaaaaaaaaggagatggaGCTGGGAGGTTGGAGATGTTCGCCGGAGGGGGTGCCGTGTATTTCTAACCATAATTTATATattggagaaagagaaagaagggaggaAAAGACAGGGGAAAAGGAAGGAGCGAAAATGACGGTACTTTTTCCCAGTACCGGAGTTCAAACAGCCCATAAACGGGAAGCAAAGAAGCCCATCACGTCCGGAACAAGCTTCCTCACCAAGCTTCGGCCAGGGGACGGCGCCGCGACCCTCCGGGCGTCCCCGGCGTCGTTCTCCGCCTCAGCTGCTGCATCCCCCCGGCCTTCCTCATCGTCCTCCACAGCGCGCTCCTCGGGGGGGCTTTCTCCCTCCATCGGGGGCTCTTCCTTCACCAGAGCGGTCGGCGGAGGCGGATCCTCGCGCTCCGGCGCGGAAACCGCGTCCGTGACGGCGACAGGAGCGACATCGGAGCCCGAAGAAATCCAGAACGACCGATTCTTGCCCGAGAACCTCCTTCCCTTGGCCCTCTTCCCCGCAGCAGCCGAGCCCTCGGCCTTGGCGAGATGCTCCTCGAATGCTTCGATCACGTCGTGGATAAGCTCCCGGTTGGGCGAGGCGTCCCACCGGATCCAGAAGCTCGTGTAGCAGTCGAAGCAGCCGCAGTCGAACGCCGGGCGGTGCTGCTGGCTCCGGCGCCACCTCCGCTTCTCCTCCTGCGCCAGCATCGAGCTCAGCGACCGCGCGATGAGGTACGCCAGCACCTCGCGGTCCTCCATCACCATCGCCGTCGTCATCGCCAGGATTGCCGCCGGCAGCACCTTCAGAATCGACGACGCATCCGAACCAGAACCcgaagaagcagaagcagatgCCGACGACGCCGAAGAAAAAGCGGCAGAAGAAGAGTGAGGAAACGAAGGAGAAGGGTGTACCTTCCCCTTCGTCTTGGGGTACAGATTCTTCATTTCTGGTGGCGCTCCGCTCCTAAGCCCTATCCCCGCCACTAGAGGCAGccctgtagagagagagagagagaaagcgagataAACCGAAGAATGATGCAGCTAGGGCTCCTCCGGCCGGAAAGctcagaagagagagaaagatagagagggagagggagagttattttttttcctattttttaaaatatttataaattttttgggGGTATCGATTCGGGGGCGGAGGGGTGTAGGGTCTGGTTTTCGTTGGCGTACTCAGGGGGTTTGATATGGCCGTAGGGAACCGGAATGACCGGGGTTTGCGACCGGCTGTCTCCGGTGGGATGCGTGCGATTGGTCCGGGGATCCGTACTTCCTCGACTGCTGAGACAGGTTAATGATCGCCCCTCACTTTTCTCTTTACCTGCCGGCGGATTACCAAACCCCCCACCCCTCTTCCCTCCAAATGACCGACTCgtccctccttcttcctctccttccccTCCCCTACTCAAGACGCGGTCTGCTCTCGACTCCCCGCGTTGACCAAGACCCGGTCGCAGCGAACCCCATCGCTTGAACTGAAGTAGGCGAACGCGAGCTCAGCTCTGCTCGACTCGACTCGGTGAACTCAATAACTCGAACGGTGTAGGTCCGCTCGAGCTCGGTTAAACTGAAAGACCTCAGCTGGATACAAGGAGGAAAAATCAAGTAAGGTCCCAACTTTTTAGGATCACTTCTAGTAACCGACCCAATGTTCACATTTTTCCGATGAAGTCCTGGGAAAGCTAACTCTCCCTTGGGAAAATAAGTTGGGAATTCGGTTTGTGTTGTAGCATGTGATCATTATTATAAGATGGGCACTGGAAGGGATGACCGTTATTAGAAAGCCCGTGCCAGTTTCGCAAAGTTTGAGCCCCTGTTTACATTAATTGTAAAAGCCCGTtcgtctttttaatttttttggcgTTGGTGTGATGAAGGCGGTCTATAAACGGGGACCGCCTTAGGGAACCGACCTAAGCCGACCAGGTGTTTGAAATTATCCGGACCTTAGATTTTACCTAACCAATCGCagtataagatttttttttttttttttctgcccggATCTAATAGATGTCTGGTTTTCGTTTTCTGTTTGGtttatttggatcttggatttggtCTGGATCCACGGATCGATACGTATGAATTATGACTTTAAACTTTAATTTCGCGCGTATTTAAAGTATGTCAATGTCACGCGTATTTAACTGAAGCTCATTTACGT harbors:
- the LOC116256995 gene encoding uncharacterized protein LOC116256995, coding for MKNLYPKTKGKVHPSPSFPHSSSAAFSSASSASASASSGSGSDASSILKVLPAAILAMTTAMVMEDREVLAYLIARSLSSMLAQEEKRRWRRSQQHRPAFDCGCFDCYTSFWIRWDASPNRELIHDVIEAFEEHLAKAEGSAAAGKRAKGRRFSGKNRSFWISSGSDVAPVAVTDAVSAPEREDPPPPTALVKEEPPMEGESPPEERAVEDDEEGRGDAAAEAENDAGDARRVAAPSPGRSLVRKLVPDVMGFFASRLWAV